GGCGGCCCGCCGGCTCAACGTCTCGACCCGCTCGCGCAGCCGGCCCACGGCGTCGCCGTCGGGCTCGGACACCTCGTCGAGCAGCCCGACGTAGTCGCCGGCCAGCCGCCGGTACGCCCGACCGCCCGGCCCGCCGGCCCGGTCGAGGTCGATGATCTGCTGGGCCAGGACGGCGGTGGCGGCACTCAGCGCGGCCCGCTCGTCGGCACGCGCGTCCCGCCCGGCCCGCCGCGCGTCGGCCAGCCGACCGGCTCGCCGGCCACCCAACCAGAGCACCGCCGCGCCGGCCACCACGCCACCGATCGCGCCGCCGGCCAGCAGGTAGCGGGGCAGCGACGGGCTGATGGTCCGCCCGCCGTCGGGCATCAGGCCCGTGCGGACCAGCCGGTCGTAGTTGAGCACGATCACCTTGAGCGCCTCGACCGGCCGGTCCACGAACGCGTCCGCCCCCTGGCTGATCACGGTCTCCGCCACCATCGAGCGGCCGATGTCACGCGGGCCGTCGCCGCCGACGCGGGAGCAGCCGTACGTGTCCCAGTCGTCGTCGTCGCGGCTCATCGCCAGCACCAGCGTGCCCCCGGTGGCGCGCTCGGTGTCGTCGCAGACCTCGCGCAGGTCGGCCCCCGGCGCCATCATCAGCACCACCAGCCGCCGGTTGCCGATGACCCGTTCGGCGGCGGCCCGGTCCACGTCGACGCCGGGCGCCGCGTAGACCGACGAGGCGCGCACCTGCCGGGCGACCGGCCCGTCGAAGAGGCCACCGGACCAGAGCGCCCAACCGGCCAGCACCAGGCAGGCGAGCACCGCCCGACCGAACGCGCTGCCGACCAGCCGGCCGAGCAGCCGGCGCGCGACCGCGGTCATGACAGCCTCCCCCGCAGGTAGACGTCCGGCCGGTAGCCGGGCATCCGCACGTCCCGGGCCACCTGGTCCAGTTCGGCCTCCGCGCCGGCGAGCAGCCCGCGTACGTGCTTGTCGGGCAGCCCGTCGTCGAACGCGGACCGGGCGGACCGCAGCCGGCCGACGCCCCGCACCAGCGCCGGGTCGGTACGCGCGTCGGTGAGCAGGGACAACTCCACGGCCAGCGCGGAGAGCCCGGCCAGTCGGGCCGGGGTGCCGCCCGGCCCGACATCGCCCGGTCGGCCCCGGCCGGCACCGCGCACGGTGCGGATCGACAGCACCACGAACCCGGCCACGCAGCCGGCGAAGAGCCACGGCAGCGCCGGCAGCGCCACCCGCAGCGGATCCAACGGCCGGTACGGCAGCGGCCTGTCGAACAGCCCCGCGTACCGCACGTCGGTGACCCGGGCCAGGTACGCGCCGAGCACATTGAGCTGCGGATAGTCGTATCGGCTGAGCCGGCCGGCGTACTGCGCGTAGAAACTCGCGCCGGCCACCTCGGCGAACTCCGCCGCGCCCGGGCCGTGGTATTCGATCCAGCCGCCGTACATCACCACGAGCGGCCGGTCCGGGGCGAGCCGGTGCAGCGCCGGCCCGTACGCGGGCAACGGCGCCCCGTACGGCTGGATCGGGAGCGCCACGAACCAGGCGTCGCCGGGGAAGGCTTCCTTCGCGGTCTTCTCCGGCAGCCGGGGCAGCGTCGCGCCGGGAGCGGCGTACCGGCCGGTGGCGCGCAGCGCGGCGGTCACCGGGGCCAACTCGGCGGCGGTGGGGTCCCGCCAGCGCAGGTCGTCGCGGTCCGGCGGGGTCGGCTGCTTGTGCAACGCGGCGAGCAGCGTGACTATCTGGCTGGTGACGTCGCCGGTGGCGAACTGTGACCGCCAGCTCGGCAGGTCGTCCGACGTGGCCAGGTAGAGACCGCCGCTGACCTCGGTGCCGACGATCCGGATCTCGGCGTTCTCCACGTCCTTCACCCGCCGGCGTTCCGCCTCGTCCAGCCCCGGCGGGGCGACCAGGATCCGGGTGTCGCCGACCGCCGCCCGGACCCGCGCCTCGTCCCAGCGCGCGACCGCGCCGGGCAGGCGGACCACCGGATCGGCGGCCACCATCGCGGTCATCTCCGCCACCGACGGCACGGTGGCGTCGCTCAACTCCCCGGCGGAACCCTCCGCGGGCAGCGAGGCGGTCGACGGCGACTGCCCGTAGCTGACCTCGACGCTCTGCCGCTGCGCCACCAGGAACACCACGAGCACGACCGCCGCGACGACGAGCAGCGACCAGCGCAGCACCTCCAGGCGTACCCTCACCGGCCGGCCCGCCACAGGTCGTCGGCGCGGCGGGCGTGCTCGGCCGCCTCCCGCGCCGCGTCCGCGCCGCCGCCACGCGCGGCGGCGAGCATCTCGGCGCGGGCCAGCAGCCGCTCCGCCTCGGGCACCGGCGCGGTCGCCGCGTCCCGGCTGACGGCGGCGTCGTCGATCGCCGCCCGCGCCGACGACCAGGCGACCCGCCGGCCCCGGTCCCGGGCCCGGCGCCGAGGCAGCAGCGTGGCGAGGAACCCGGCGGCCACCGCCACCACGGCCCCACCCAGCCAGGTCAGCACACTCGCGGTCATGATCCCTGTCTAACGCACCGCCGCCAGCCGCGCCCGTCGGGGTGCGACCCGCCGGCCTACGACGACGAGTAGCCCTCCTGGAAGCCCTCCATGAACCCCCCGGCGAACCCGGAGACCACGCACCCGGCACAGCACAGGATCACCAGCAGCGCCGGCACCGCGACCCAGAGGACCGTCGACCAGTTGATCCCGTCCTCCTCTGGCTGCGGCGGGTAGTACGCGGCATACGGCGGCTGCTGTTGGTACGGGTCGTAAGGATGCACCCGGCCATCCTGCCCACCGCCCGCCCCCGCCGGAAGATCCGAACGGACCGCCCGGCCGGCCCGCCCGTCGCTTCCGACCCGTGCGCGTACCCAGGTGTGCGTACTCAGGCCCGGTGCGCGTCCAGGTGGGTGAGCACCGTCTGGTTGGCCTCCCAGCCGTCCGGGAACTTCACCGGCACGTCCAGGTGCACCCGCTCGGTCGACGGGTAGGCGTCGAGCAGCTCACCGATGCCGGCCCGGGCCACCACCACGCAGGCGTGCCGGTGCCGGGACGCCAACACGCACAGCCGCCCCGACTCCAGGTGGAACGCGGTCGCGTCGCGCCGCCCGGAGAGCGGGTGCAGCACGATCGTCACGTCGTACTCCCGGCCCTGGAGGCGGTTGGCGGTGTCCACGGTGATGCCCGCGCCGGCCGCGCCCAGCCGGGACCGGATGGCCGCGACCTGGTCGCGGTGCGCGGCCCCGACGGCGATCCGGTCCGCGGTCACCGGCGCGCCGCCGGGCGCAGCCTCGCTGACCGCTACCGCGCCGCGCCGCAACACCCGCAACGCCAGCTCCGCGCAGGCCGCGGCGGCTTCCGCGTCGGTACGCACGGTGTGCCGGGCGGGCAGCTCGTGCAACGCCCAGCCGGTGGCGGCGGCCAGCTCGACCGAGGCGTCGTAGCCGTCACCCGGGCCGGTCTCGGTGAACGTCAACGCCCGGTCGGCCGGCCCGGTGCCGGCGCGGAACCCGGTGAACGGGTAGAACGCGGCGGAGACCACCGGGGCGGCGGAGGCGGGCAGCCGCCACGACACCGGCAGCCGGTGCACCGGCAACTCCGGGTTGTGCCGCAGCAGCGTGGCCACCGCCGACTGCATCGGATCCCAGGTCAGGCCGGTCCAGCGGGCGGTCTCGACGGTGGAGAACGGATCGAGCTGCCCCGGGTCGCCGACGAACAGCGCCCGCTCGAACCGCCCGGCCACGCGCAGCAGCGCGTCCGCGCGCATCTGGTACGCCTCGTCCACGATCGCCCACGGCCAGCTCCCCTCGGTGACCGTGGCCCACTTCGCCGCCGTACCGATGGTGACCGCCGGCCCGCCCAGGTCGGCGACCTTCGCCGCGACCCGGACCGCCGGGTGGTTCCGCACCCGCCCGGTGGGCTGGTAGTCGGTCGCGGAGAGCCGGCCGACGCGCAGCTCCGGCGCCTTCCGGCCGAGCCGGTCGATCAGGTCGTCCACCTGCTCGTTGGTCTGCGCCACGATCATCAGCGGCGCACCGGTGGCGGCGGTCTCCACGGCGGCGCGCACCACGAGGGTGCTCTTGCCGGCGCCGGGCGGCGAGTCGACCACCACCCCCCGGTGCGCACCCTCACGCACATCGCGCAGCACACTCTCCACCACGTGCAAGGCGGGGGCCCTTCTTAACGCATTCGGTATAGGCGGGGCCCCTTCTTAACACGCGCCGGGTAAGACTGCGGGCATGAGTGAAGCGCCGGTGCTCTACCTCATCGTCTGTGCCGCTCCCCCGGCCCAGCGGATCGGCGAACTCGCCGAGCTGCTGGCGGCCGACGGCTGGCGGGTCTGCCTGATCGCCACCCCGACCGCCGCGAGCTGGCTCGACCGCGACGCGCTCGCCGACCAGACCGGTCATCAGGTACGGGTCGAGTGGCGTCGCCCCGGCGACCCCGAGCCACACCCGCCGGCCGACGCCGCGGTGGTCGTGCCGGCCACCTTCAACACGCTCAACAAGTGGGCCGCGGGGGCGAGCGACACGTTGGCCCTGGGCATCCTCAACGAGCTGCTCGGCACCGGGCTGCCGGTCCACGTGTTTCCCCGGGTCAAGGCCGCGCTGGCCGCGCATCCCGCCTATGCGCCGAACCTGCGGTTGTTGCGGGAGGCGGGGGTGGTGGTGCACGACGGGGAGGTGCTGCGGGCGCCGGACGAGATGACGCCGAGCCGGTGGGCGGCGGTGGTCGACGCGCTGCGCGCGGCGCGACCGCCGATGTAACCGACGCGTCGTCGCCAAGCCAGCGGAACACGCCCTGCTCATCTTTTAACAACGCGCAGTACTCGGGTAACGTGACGCAACCTGTGAGCAGTAACTACGCATCACTGGCGGAGCAAGCTACCGCAGTTTCTCGACCATCGACGAAGCGAGGAGCCTCAGATGTCGGCAGCCAAGCCCCAAGCGGTAGTACTGCTAAGCGGCGGTCTGGACTCGGCCACAGCCCTTGCAGTGGCCGTCAAGGAGGGGTTCGAAGCCAACGCCCTCAGCTTCCGCTACGGCCAGCGGCACACTGTAGAACTCGAAGCCGCTGCCCGGGTCGCTAAGGCCCTGGCGGCGACGCGACATGTTGTTGCGGACATCGACCTTAGGGTGTTTGGTGGATCCGCCCTGACCGACGACGAACTTGCTGTGCCCCACCATGAGCGCGCCGAGGAGATTGGGAGCGAGATCCCCGTCACCTACGTGCCTGCTCGAAACACCATCTTTTTGTCGTTCGCGCTTGCTTGGGCAGAGACCTTGGGGGCGTCGGATGTCTTCATCGGTGTAAGCGCTCTTGACTACAGCGGCTACCCGGACTGCCGACCTGAGTACATCGCGGCATACGAGCGGATGGCCAACCTCGCCACCAAGGCAGGCGTCGAGGGCACGCAGCGCATGA
The genomic region above belongs to Micromonospora sp. WMMD1128 and contains:
- a CDS encoding DUF6403 family protein: MTASVLTWLGGAVVAVAAGFLATLLPRRRARDRGRRVAWSSARAAIDDAAVSRDAATAPVPEAERLLARAEMLAAARGGGADAAREAAEHARRADDLWRAGR
- a CDS encoding flavoprotein, which codes for MSEAPVLYLIVCAAPPAQRIGELAELLAADGWRVCLIATPTAASWLDRDALADQTGHQVRVEWRRPGDPEPHPPADAAVVVPATFNTLNKWAAGASDTLALGILNELLGTGLPVHVFPRVKAALAAHPAYAPNLRLLREAGVVVHDGEVLRAPDEMTPSRWAAVVDALRAARPPM
- a CDS encoding AAA family ATPase, with translation MLRDVREGAHRGVVVDSPPGAGKSTLVVRAAVETAATGAPLMIVAQTNEQVDDLIDRLGRKAPELRVGRLSATDYQPTGRVRNHPAVRVAAKVADLGGPAVTIGTAAKWATVTEGSWPWAIVDEAYQMRADALLRVAGRFERALFVGDPGQLDPFSTVETARWTGLTWDPMQSAVATLLRHNPELPVHRLPVSWRLPASAAPVVSAAFYPFTGFRAGTGPADRALTFTETGPGDGYDASVELAAATGWALHELPARHTVRTDAEAAAACAELALRVLRRGAVAVSEAAPGGAPVTADRIAVGAAHRDQVAAIRSRLGAAGAGITVDTANRLQGREYDVTIVLHPLSGRRDATAFHLESGRLCVLASRHRHACVVVARAGIGELLDAYPSTERVHLDVPVKFPDGWEANQTVLTHLDAHRA
- the queC gene encoding 7-cyano-7-deazaguanine synthase QueC; this translates as MSAAKPQAVVLLSGGLDSATALAVAVKEGFEANALSFRYGQRHTVELEAAARVAKALAATRHVVADIDLRVFGGSALTDDELAVPHHERAEEIGSEIPVTYVPARNTIFLSFALAWAETLGASDVFIGVSALDYSGYPDCRPEYIAAYERMANLATKAGVEGTQRMKIHTPLIDLTKADTIRLGLSLGVDYSLTHSCYDPVGGRACGTCDSCLLRTRGFAELGMSDPAVGSTA